The following are from one region of the Leishmania mexicana MHOM/GT/2001/U1103 complete genome, chromosome 10 genome:
- a CDS encoding putative deaminase, protein MSVHYVDAFMRAALKEAELALEEGEVPVGCVLVRTDTNETVYAKLALQLSDDVVNASPHAAPPLSCDQLVESCIAARGRNQTNLQHHALAHAEFIAAQKLIDSATRGGDGSAGARSSKAGAGEGENGLVEEEKESGSTSSPTTPPLSGLADYVLYVTVEPCVMCGAMLLYNRIAHVFFGCRNPRFGGNGTVLALHTSPFQQQRLLQQPSQPDQSAASMPHFVGTSKGSPSADEGGVVCSGEWWPGYVSEGGHTEAEAISLLQRFYERENPNAPGHKRRRKA, encoded by the coding sequence ATGTCTGTGCACTATGTCGATGCCTTCATGCGCGCGGCCCTCAAGGAAGCCGAGCTGGCGCTGGAAGAGGGTGAAGTGCCTGTTGGCTGCGTGCTGGTGCGCACGGACACCAATGAAACGGTGTACGCGAagctcgcgctgcagctgtcgGACGATGTGGTCAATGCGTCACCTCACGCAGCCCCGCCGCTCAGCTGCGACCAGCTGGTCGAGTCGTGCATCGCTGCGCGTGGCCGTAATCAAACGAATCTGCAGCACCATGCCCTGGCCCACGCAGAGTTCATCGCCGCTCAGAAGCTTATCGATAGTGCAACgagaggcggagacggaAGCGCGGGTGCGAGGTCAAGTAAAGCCGgtgctggcgaaggagagaACGGACTCGttgaggaagagaaagaaagcgGATCGACCTCCTCACCAACTACCCCGCCACTGTCCGGCCTGGCTGACTATGTCCTCTACGTCACTGTTGAACCGTGCGTGATGTGCGGTGCGATGCTGCTCTACAACCGTATCGCTCACGTCTTTTTCGGCTGTCGAAACCCGCGCTTtggcggcaacggcaccgTCTTGGCGCTGCACACGTCACCTTTtcaacagcagcggctgctgcaacAGCCTTCGCAACCAGATCAGTCAGCAGCCAGCATGCCACACTTCGTGGGCACGTCGAAGGGCTCGCCCAGCGCTGATGAGGGTGGGGTCGTCTGTAGTGGTGAGTGGTGGCCCGGGTACGTGAGTGAGGGCGGTCATACCGAGGCAGAGGCCATCAGCCTCCTCCAACGCTTCTACGAGCGGGAGAACCCCAACGCCCCGGGGCACAAGCGCCGCCGGAAGGCTTGA